One genomic region from Amycolatopsis sp. FBCC-B4732 encodes:
- a CDS encoding MFS transporter gives MMSTPPSPAETAARPGTPHGPDPAKVRAAVRGGTLAYFVDQFDIYLPIVVLAPAAAYFQAANLSASTTALLASLVFASTLIGRPLGAIIFGHFADTVGRKRTTLVAVGGFGIITLVTACLPGHETIGMWSVGTLIALRFVDGIFLGGEYTTAVPLAMEWSPKHKRGLYASIITSTSPAAYAVIAAITLLMLQLLPSAGLHSAYVQWGWRIPFFVGALLAAVLFRYYQKQVHEPPSELTGEKHKLPFVRLLRKYPRALGQVFVLMTGTWLATNMEAAVTPAQLKAHLDLSSKEVTLTMLVINAAAALSYPLFGMLSQRIGRRRFYIGYGFSMVVLGAGSYTTLMASNGGFGAALGFGVLIGVFTVGTFGPIAAYLTERFPASIRSTGYGVGYSLALIAPAFYQFYLQRFDGFMPAHLAPGVLIVLAGLLISLGGFLGPETKDVDMADDSTIPKLS, from the coding sequence ATGATGTCCACACCGCCCAGCCCCGCGGAGACGGCCGCGCGTCCCGGTACCCCGCACGGCCCGGACCCCGCCAAGGTGCGTGCCGCGGTGCGCGGCGGGACGCTCGCCTACTTCGTCGACCAGTTCGACATCTACCTGCCGATCGTCGTGCTGGCGCCGGCGGCCGCGTACTTCCAGGCGGCGAACCTCAGCGCGAGCACGACGGCGCTGCTGGCGTCGCTGGTGTTCGCCTCGACGCTGATCGGGCGCCCGCTCGGCGCGATCATCTTCGGCCACTTCGCCGACACGGTCGGGCGCAAGCGCACGACGCTGGTCGCGGTGGGCGGGTTCGGCATCATCACGCTGGTGACCGCGTGCCTGCCCGGGCACGAGACGATCGGGATGTGGTCGGTCGGCACCCTCATCGCGCTGCGGTTCGTCGACGGGATCTTCCTCGGCGGCGAATACACGACCGCGGTGCCGCTGGCGATGGAGTGGAGCCCGAAGCACAAACGCGGGCTCTACGCCTCGATCATCACCTCGACCTCGCCCGCCGCGTACGCGGTGATCGCCGCGATCACGCTGCTGATGCTGCAGCTGCTGCCGTCGGCCGGCCTGCACAGCGCGTACGTCCAGTGGGGCTGGCGGATCCCGTTCTTCGTCGGTGCGCTGCTGGCGGCGGTGCTGTTCCGCTACTACCAGAAGCAGGTGCACGAGCCGCCGTCCGAGCTGACCGGCGAGAAGCACAAGCTGCCGTTCGTCCGGCTGCTGCGGAAGTACCCGCGGGCGCTGGGCCAGGTGTTCGTCCTGATGACCGGCACGTGGCTCGCGACCAACATGGAAGCCGCGGTGACACCCGCGCAGCTGAAGGCGCACCTGGACCTCTCGAGCAAGGAGGTCACGCTGACGATGCTCGTCATCAACGCCGCCGCCGCGTTGTCCTACCCGCTGTTCGGGATGCTGTCGCAGCGCATCGGCCGCCGCCGGTTCTACATCGGCTACGGCTTCTCGATGGTCGTGCTCGGCGCGGGTTCGTACACGACCCTGATGGCGTCGAACGGCGGCTTCGGCGCGGCGCTCGGCTTCGGCGTGCTGATCGGCGTGTTCACCGTCGGCACCTTCGGCCCGATCGCGGCGTACCTGACCGAGCGGTTCCCGGCGAGCATCCGGTCGACCGGCTACGGCGTCGGTTACAGCCTGGCGCTCATCGCCCCGGCGTTCTACCAGTTCTACCTGCAGCGCTTCGACGGGTTCATGCCCGCGCACCTCGCCCCGGGCGTCCTCATCGTTTTGGCCGGCCTGCTGATCAGCCTCGGCGGCTTCCTCGGCCCGGAGACGAAGGACGTCGACATGGCCGACGACAGCACGATCCCGAAACTGTCCTGA
- a CDS encoding IclR family transcriptional regulator yields the protein MTKPTRSPDTRADQADIQAVSRVSQILSLFDPATPEVTASEVAERLGLNRTTAYRYCTSLVAAGLLERSNEGGYAPGGLLLQLGAFAIGHRRVVNLAPRHMQALSRATQTSVVLSLWGLTGPVVSRVEENVSTIVVVSVRVGSHLPLDTAQSKVFLAYHADQLSMERLIGTLSGTARDELRADVDRVRAVGHCSAMSTPGIVAVAAPVFDEYGICATIAIVGPDNTLSMNDDTPELRVVVDAARELTHELGGHYRPDDIQPAV from the coding sequence GTGACCAAACCGACGCGGTCCCCCGACACCCGCGCCGACCAGGCGGACATCCAGGCCGTGAGCCGGGTCAGCCAGATCCTGTCCCTGTTCGACCCGGCGACCCCGGAAGTCACCGCGAGCGAGGTCGCCGAGCGGCTCGGCCTCAACCGCACCACGGCGTACCGCTACTGCACGTCCCTGGTCGCGGCCGGTCTCCTCGAGCGCAGCAACGAAGGCGGCTACGCGCCGGGCGGGCTCCTGCTGCAGCTGGGCGCGTTCGCCATCGGCCACCGGCGGGTGGTCAACCTGGCCCCGCGGCACATGCAGGCGCTGTCGCGGGCGACGCAGACGAGCGTGGTGCTGAGCCTGTGGGGCCTCACCGGGCCGGTGGTGTCGCGGGTCGAGGAGAACGTCTCGACGATCGTGGTGGTGTCGGTGCGCGTCGGCAGCCACCTGCCGCTGGACACCGCGCAGAGCAAGGTGTTCCTGGCCTACCACGCCGACCAGCTGTCGATGGAACGGCTGATCGGCACCCTTTCCGGCACGGCGCGGGACGAGCTGCGCGCCGACGTCGACCGGGTCCGGGCGGTCGGCCACTGTTCGGCGATGAGCACGCCGGGGATAGTGGCCGTGGCCGCGCCGGTCTTCGACGAATACGGCATCTGCGCGACGATCGCGATCGTGGGGCCGGACAACACGTTGTCGATGAACGACGACACCCCCGAGCTGCGCGTGGTGGTCGACGCCGCGCGGGAGCTCACCCACGAGCTGGGCGGGCACTACCGGCCGGACGACATCCAGCCCGCGGTGTAG
- a CDS encoding dihydroorotate dehydrogenase has protein sequence MDVAGLAAANPVWVGSSELTMTLDGITACVDAGAGAVVAKSVNESAAARRQLDIAGYAFVSADGEVRPPAVVRLGDGLLNRSGLAQVELDDWLSVLAAAVAHGAPRGCPVLGSITLGEPAAAARIGRALASVVPAVELNIGAPHGREARAVRQLTEADGVAEAVRIVRAAVDVPLFVKLPGQASDVVALARAARSAGADAVGLVGRYPGFLPDLDGGAVLGSWGAWSSPGCLPMSLYWVGRAFQRLDVPLIGTNGARTSKDVLRFLAAGARAVEVVTALWIGGPAVLRELVDGVAGVGEDFVGSALAGTREYADVAPPPTPAWLPYTAGWMSSGR, from the coding sequence ATGGACGTCGCGGGCCTGGCCGCCGCCAACCCGGTGTGGGTCGGCTCCTCCGAGCTGACCATGACCCTCGACGGGATCACCGCGTGCGTCGACGCGGGCGCCGGGGCGGTGGTGGCCAAGTCGGTCAACGAAAGCGCCGCCGCCCGGCGGCAGCTCGACATCGCCGGTTACGCCTTCGTTTCCGCGGACGGCGAGGTGCGACCGCCGGCGGTGGTCCGGCTCGGTGACGGCCTGCTCAACCGCTCCGGGCTCGCGCAGGTGGAACTGGACGACTGGCTTTCCGTGCTCGCCGCCGCGGTCGCCCACGGCGCTCCGAGGGGCTGCCCGGTGCTCGGGAGCATCACCCTGGGCGAGCCGGCCGCGGCCGCGCGGATCGGGCGGGCGCTGGCTTCGGTCGTCCCGGCGGTCGAGCTGAACATCGGTGCCCCGCACGGCCGCGAGGCCCGCGCGGTGCGGCAGCTGACCGAAGCGGACGGGGTCGCCGAGGCCGTCCGGATCGTGCGGGCCGCCGTCGACGTCCCGCTGTTCGTGAAGCTGCCGGGCCAGGCGTCGGACGTCGTCGCCTTGGCCCGCGCCGCTCGTTCGGCGGGCGCGGACGCGGTCGGGCTGGTCGGCCGCTACCCGGGTTTCCTGCCCGACCTCGACGGCGGTGCGGTGCTGGGCTCGTGGGGCGCGTGGAGCTCACCGGGCTGCCTGCCGATGAGCCTTTACTGGGTGGGCAGGGCTTTCCAGCGGCTCGACGTACCCCTGATCGGCACCAACGGCGCCCGTACTTCGAAGGACGTGCTGCGCTTCCTCGCCGCCGGTGCCCGCGCCGTCGAAGTCGTCACGGCGTTGTGGATCGGCGGTCCCGCCGTGCTCCGGGAGCTGGTCGACGGCGTGGCCGGGGTCGGCGAAGACTTCGTCGGCAGCGCGCTGGCCGGGACGCGGGAGTACGCCGACGTGGCGCCGCCGCCCACGCCGGCGTGGCTGCCCTACACCGCGGGCTGGATGTCGTCCGGCCGGTAG
- a CDS encoding DUF6282 family protein — protein MSPAIAAVLDGLVDMHVHSGPSPFPRRFDHVEAAQDGARIGMRAMVAKSHHHNTQMDVLAMKGRLEGVKAQAFGGIALNSTVGGLNVHAVRMTLRMGGKVVWFPTISSGRHIDCHPEDGAFPTTTVPLTLERIDIVDGEGALKPEALEILDEIKEQQAVLNGGHMYPEYIKTLFQEAHERGMKRMVVSHPDFVIGADPALCRELIELGAFIEHEVGMYDPEGTQKWDPKNLLTWIEALGPEHTVLASDFGQKANPKPVDAWLRVGAALLDLGLPEKDLRRMVRDNPTYLLNLDA, from the coding sequence ATGAGCCCCGCCATCGCCGCCGTCCTGGACGGCCTGGTCGACATGCACGTCCACTCCGGTCCCAGCCCGTTCCCGCGGCGCTTCGACCACGTCGAGGCCGCGCAGGACGGCGCCCGGATCGGGATGCGCGCCATGGTCGCGAAGTCCCACCACCACAACACCCAGATGGACGTCCTCGCGATGAAGGGCCGTCTCGAAGGCGTCAAGGCGCAGGCCTTCGGCGGGATCGCGCTGAACAGCACCGTCGGCGGGCTCAACGTCCACGCCGTGCGCATGACGCTGCGCATGGGCGGCAAGGTCGTCTGGTTCCCGACCATCTCCTCCGGCCGGCACATCGACTGCCACCCCGAGGACGGCGCGTTCCCGACCACCACCGTCCCGCTGACGCTGGAGCGCATCGACATCGTCGACGGCGAAGGCGCGCTCAAGCCCGAGGCGCTCGAGATCCTGGACGAGATCAAAGAGCAGCAGGCCGTCCTCAACGGCGGCCACATGTACCCCGAGTACATCAAGACCCTGTTCCAGGAGGCGCACGAGCGCGGCATGAAGCGGATGGTCGTCAGCCACCCCGACTTCGTCATCGGCGCCGACCCCGCCCTGTGCCGCGAGCTGATCGAGCTCGGCGCGTTCATCGAGCACGAGGTCGGCATGTACGACCCCGAGGGCACCCAGAAGTGGGACCCGAAGAACCTGCTGACCTGGATCGAGGCGCTCGGCCCGGAGCACACCGTGCTGGCGTCGGACTTCGGCCAGAAGGCCAACCCGAAGCCGGTCGACGCGTGGCTGCGCGTCGGCGCGGCGCTGCTCGACCTCGGGCTGCCGGAGAAGGACCTGCGGCGGATGGTCCGCGACAACCCGACGTACCTGCTGAACCTCGACGCCTGA